The nucleotide window GAACACGCCCGAGTCGTCCCGGACGTTGGGGCCGCCCGGCACGCGCAGGTACTGAATCCTGCCGGGGCTGGGCATGAAGTTGCGCGCCGGGTCCTCCGCGTAGATGCGCACCTCGATGGCGTGGCCGCGCGGGGGCACCGTGTCCGTGAAGGGCAGCTTCTCGCCCTCGGCGACCTTGATTTGCAGCGCCACCAGGTCCAGCCCCGTCACCCACTCGGTCACCGGGTGCTCCACCTGCAGGCGCGTGTTCATCTCCAGGAAGTAGAAGTTGCGGTGCGCGTCCACCAGGAACTCCACCGTCCCGGCGCCCACGTAGTTCACCGCCTTGGCCGCCTTCACCGCCACCTCGCCCATCTGCGCGCGCAGCTCCGGGGTGAGGATGGGGCTGGGCGTCTCCTCCACCACCTTCTGGTGCCGCCGCTGCGCCGAGCACTCGCGCTCGCCCAGGTGCACCGTGGTGCCGTGCTGGTCGGCGAACACCTGGATCTCCACGTGGTGGGGCTTCTCCAGGTACTTCTCGATGTAGACGGCGTCATTGCCGAAGGCGTTGAGCGCCTCGCTCTTGGCCGAGCGCCACGCGGAGTCGAACTCGGAGCCCTGCTCCACCTTGCGCATGCCCTTGCCGCCGCCGCCGCCGGCCGCCTTGAGCATGACGGGGAAGCCGATCTTCTCCGCGTACGTCCGGGCCTCCTCCTGGGTGGCGATGGGCTCGGTGGAGCCGGGCACCACGGGCACGCCGGCCTTGATCATGTTCTGGCGGGCCCGCGTCTTCTCGCCCATGGCGTCCATGGCCGAGGCGGGCGGGCCGATGAAGGTGACGCCCGCCTTCTCGCACGCGCGCACGAAGGAGGCGTTCTCCGACAGGAAGCCGTAGCCCGGGTGGATGGCGTCCGCGCCCGACTGCCGGGCGGCTTCCAGGATGCGCTCCTGGACGAGGTAGCTCTCGCGCGAGGGAGGCGGGCCCACGAAGTAGGCCTGGTCCGCCATGCGCACGTGCAGGGCGGAGCGGTCTGCCTCCGAGTAGACGGCCACCGTGGCGATGCCGAGTTCCTTGCAGGTGCGCATCACCCGGATGGCGATCTCGCCCCGGTTGGCAATGAGGATCTTGCGGATCTTGGGCATGGCCGCCCTTTAGCACAGGCGGGCGGTGCTCCGGGCAATACCCTTCGCGGAGGGGAGTGACTCTTCCCCGCACATGAGAGGATAGTCCGCACCTCCTGTTCTCACCTGGACACCCCGAGGCTTCCCATGCCCCTGCTTCGCTGGAACCGTGCGCTGCTCGCCCTCCTGGCCCTGGCGGCCTGCAAGAAGGAGGCGCCCGCCGCGGCTCCACCCCCCAGCCCGGCCCCGCCTCCCGCGGGCGAGGCCCGCCCGGCGCCGCCGCCCCCCGCCGCCCCGGCGCCTGCCGAGGCCCCCGCCGCCGCCGCCACGATGGCCTACCTCGCGCCGCAGGACCCCGAGCGGTGTGACTGGGTGCGTCGTACGCTGCCCCAGGGCGAGCCCACCGTGCTCTTCACTTTCAACGCCCCGTGTGACCGGTCCATGGTGTCCTGGAGCCCGGACGCGAAGGAGGGGCTCATCTTCACCTGGCCCTCGGGCGAGGGAGAGGTGCCCCGGGCGTGGCGGGTGGACTTCGCGGCGCACAGCGGCAAGCCGCTCGACCTGAAGGGGCTGCCGGGGGCGGGCGGGGCAGGAGACCAGGACAAGCCCTCCATCGACCAGATCGGCTTCGATGCGCAGGGCCGCCCGGTGGCGATCCTCTCGGATGTCTACGTGTCGCGGAAGCCGAAGAAGGGGCCGGGCGGCAAGGCGTTCCTCACCTTCGAGAAGGACCGGTACCCCGTGGAGGAGGGAGAGGGCATGCCCGGGCTCGCCCTGGCCTACCGGCTGGAGGACGGGGGCTGGAAGCGCATCGAGACCAAGGCCAGCACCTTCGACTCGGACATCTCCGTGGGCACGGATGCCCTGGACGCCGTGAAGACGCTGTCGTCCCTCGTCAAGGCCTCCCCGTCGCGCGACATGCCCGGGGACACCGTTCCGGAGGGCGACGTGGCGAAGCTGAACGCCGCCTTCCCGGGCCTGGACGAGTCGGGCGAGTGGCGGGCGATGCCCACGCCGGGGGGCACGCTCTACTACCGGGGCGAGCAGGGGGGGGAGTTCCTCTATCCCTCGCCGCCGGTGGGCTTCGAGCAGAACGGGAAGCTGGTGGCCCTGGACGGGCTGCTGTCCAAGAATGGGGACTTCCTGGACCTGCGGCTCGAGGGCGGCTTCCTGCTGGTGGGCGTCCACGCGAACGCCCGCGCGGCCCAGGTCTGGGACACGCGGACGAAGGCGCTCCTGCTGACCGCCGAGGACGCTGTGGCCGCCGCCTTCTGGCCCCAGGCCGGCACCCCCTGACATGGCCGCCCCGATCGACACGGGAGCCCCCCCGGCCAAGCCCGGCCTGCACCGCCACCTGTATGTGCAGGTGCTGGTGGCCATCGCGGCCGGGGCGCTGCTCGGCCACTTCTTTCCCAGCGTGGGCGAGTCCCTGAAGCCCCTGGGCGACGCGTTCATCAAGCTCGTGAAGATGGTCATCGCCCCGGTCATCTTCCTCACCGTGGTGACGGGCATCGCGGGCTCGAAGGAGCTCGACAAGGTGGGCCGCATCGCCCTCAAGGCGTTCGCCTACTTCCTCACGTTCTCGACGGCCGCGCTCATCATCGGGCTCATCGTCGCCAACGTGGTGCGGCCGGGCGATGGGATGCACATCGATCCGAAGACGCTCGATGCGGGCACCGTCTCCATCTACGCCTCCAAGGCGCACGACCAGAGCCTCGTGGGCTTCCTGCTGGGCATCATCCCCATGACGGTGGTGAGCGCCTTCGCCGACGGCGAGATTCTGCAGGTGCTGTTCGTCTCCATCCTGTTCGGCATCGCCCTGGCGCTCGTGGGAGAGCGGGGCCGGCCGGTGATGGAGCTGCTCTACTCGCTCAGCGCCGCCTTCTTCCGCCTGGTGGGCATCCTGATGAAGGCCGCCCCCATCGGCGCCTTTGGGGCGTTCGCCTTCACCATCGGCCGGTACGGCGTGGGCTCCATCCTCAACCTGGCGGAGCTC belongs to Stigmatella erecta and includes:
- a CDS encoding dicarboxylate/amino acid:cation symporter, giving the protein MAAPIDTGAPPAKPGLHRHLYVQVLVAIAAGALLGHFFPSVGESLKPLGDAFIKLVKMVIAPVIFLTVVTGIAGSKELDKVGRIALKAFAYFLTFSTAALIIGLIVANVVRPGDGMHIDPKTLDAGTVSIYASKAHDQSLVGFLLGIIPMTVVSAFADGEILQVLFVSILFGIALALVGERGRPVMELLYSLSAAFFRLVGILMKAAPIGAFGAFAFTIGRYGVGSILNLAELVATFYVTSALFVLVVLGAVARLNGFSILRLLRYLKAELFLVLGTSSSEAALPSLMEKLERAGCAKQIVGLVVPTGYSFNLDGTNIYMTLAALFIAQATDTHVSVGNQVLLLLVAMLSSKGAAGVTGAGFITLAATLSVVPTVPVAGIALILGVDRFMSECRALTNVIGNAVATIVVANWEGGIDRARFAEALKDPTPAPLSAEKP
- the accC gene encoding acetyl-CoA carboxylase biotin carboxylase subunit gives rise to the protein MPKIRKILIANRGEIAIRVMRTCKELGIATVAVYSEADRSALHVRMADQAYFVGPPPSRESYLVQERILEAARQSGADAIHPGYGFLSENASFVRACEKAGVTFIGPPASAMDAMGEKTRARQNMIKAGVPVVPGSTEPIATQEEARTYAEKIGFPVMLKAAGGGGGKGMRKVEQGSEFDSAWRSAKSEALNAFGNDAVYIEKYLEKPHHVEIQVFADQHGTTVHLGERECSAQRRHQKVVEETPSPILTPELRAQMGEVAVKAAKAVNYVGAGTVEFLVDAHRNFYFLEMNTRLQVEHPVTEWVTGLDLVALQIKVAEGEKLPFTDTVPPRGHAIEVRIYAEDPARNFMPSPGRIQYLRVPGGPNVRDDSGVFAGYTVPNFYDPMISKLSVWAPTRAEAIARAQRALSEYVVKGITTNTRYLKAILAHPEFAGGDYDTSFLTREHTALLGGEDPKLQEVALLASAVFAHQRDQKRAKALPQQAGPGTGGVSAWRLGLRTR